The DNA sequence GCGCCTGAGGTGAGGTAAGTTGTTTTTCTGCCTGAAAAACAAAGGCCATAATACTGGCGTACTCCCCTTTGCCTACTGTCGTATCATGCTCAGAAAACCAATTAAAACAGCCCTGTGGGTTGTTTTGTTGCGACTGTTGAATCAACAACAAGTTAGCTTCAAAGCGCCGAGCCATCGCATAAAACCCACCATGATTGGCAAAGTCTATTGCCGATTGGCCACAACCATGAAGTAATACCACCAAGTTCTGTGCGTTTGTCACTTTATAAAGTGATGCTGTTAATTCACCAGGGTTTAACTTTGGTGCAATCTGTATAGGTATCAATGACTCGTTCCAAGTTGCCACAGAATCAGACTTTGCTGCAACCGAGTAATTAGGTAAGGCGATTAGAAAAGTCACGACAATTAGCACAAGCTTTCGCACCCTGTTACTAAATCTGAAATCGACATAATCGATGCCGGCGTTGAACATATGAGTTGTCTTCAAAATAGTATTCCTTTTAAAACAAAGACGTCCTGTAAGTCAAAATGAGAAAGAGACCAGACACAATGCTACTTTAGTCCCGGTTAAATCCCAACTGACTATATTTGTATATTTTTAATGCACTTTAGCGAGTTTTACACTTATACTATGGGCTTGTTTTCTCGTAGTGTTGTCTTGTCAAATTAGAGAATGGAAAACCTAATTTATCGAGTACGGGAAGTCTATCGCTGTTAATAGATTTAAATATGGAGTTTGTTTTTGAATATACAGTTTTTAGCGAAACAACCAATTTTTGATGCTGATCATGAAGTTGTTGCTTATGAGTTGCTCTACCGTGATTCAGAAAAAAATATGTTTCCTGCCGGTATGACTGACGAGGAAGCCTCCGCTCGTCTTTTTTATGAAACTGCATTATTTCACGGTATCAATAATGTCACCGAACAGCGCAAAGCATTCGTAAATTTATGTGACAAAAGTGTTCTAAGAAAAATCCCTAATCTTATCCCTCGTGACAATCTTGTAATTGAAATTGTCGAACGAAGTGTAGTCGATGATCAAACCGTCGCCGCTATCGGTGAACTGCACAAAATGGGCTATATTTTTGCACTCGACGATTATGATTTTGAGGGCAAGTGGCAGCGTTTATCGCCTTATATCAACTATGTTAAGTTTGATATCCCGGAGTCTCTAGGTGAAATACCAGAGACAGTAAGGGTGATCAAACAAAGATTTCCTGATGTCAAACTTGTCGCTGAAAGAGTCGAGACCCTAGAGCAAGCAGAAGCTGCAATTAAATGTGGAGTGGACTACTTGCAAGGGTATTACTTTGCCAAACCTCAAGTTATGCAGTTTAAAAACATTGATCCATCTAAAGTTGTCGCTTTAGAGCTTGTCAATTGTTTGAGTAAAACCTTATTGGACTTCAACCATGTGGCAAGCGTGTTAGGTCGAGATATAAGTCTAACTGCTCGTGTTATAAAGCTTGCCAATGTCTCTTTAGCGCTTCGCAACATTAACATTTCGAGTATTAATAAAGCGGTTATTTATCTCGGTGAAGACACCATGAGAAAATTTATTTCAGTGGTAGCCGTTACTAAGCTTGCAGATTCAAAACCTAGCGAGTTGGTTTTACTGGGCTTGAGGCGCGCCCTGTTTATTCAGAACCTACCAACGCTCATTGGTCAACCACCAAGCCCAACTGGATTCTTAGTGGGAATACTATCAGTCCTTGACGCGATTCTAGATACAACAATGGAAGATGTCGTCGCCAAGCTCCAATTACAAGAGAAGCTCGCCAACTCACTGTTGCATTATGAGGGTCAGTACGGCTGTGCTCTTCAGGTCGTTAAGCACGTTGAGCGTGACGAGTGGGATGGTGTAAGAGCCGTCGTTGAAAAGCACTTTCCCGACCAAGATTTTAATATAGATAAAGTTTATTTAGACGCAAGTATCGAAGCCGATAGTCTTTTCAGTTAAAGATCAAGTTGCTTAACGGTTAACGCACCGTTCAAAATCAATTGTTGTTTTTGAGTTTTGGTCATTTTTTTAATGGCCATTTCTCTTTTTGTCGCAGAACTTCGGCATTCTGCCACCTCCGTATACATAACTTCGACGGGTGTTCGACTGCGCGTATATTTGGCCCCTTTTCCAGAATTATGCTGGACTAAACGCCTTTTTACATCGACTGTAATCCCTGTATATAGAGTATTGTCCGCACACTTTAATATATAGACATACCACAAAGCTGTACTATCCAATTTTTAACCTTTGATTCGATTGCTTACATAGGCGCTTTCCTGTAGTCTTCGCGCCACTTTCCACTGCTGCTCTGCGAGCTCGTACTCCCTTGGCAGATGCTCGTATGGTTTCAATGATACAAACTCAATCTTTGGGCTAATATCAGAGCAATACCAAAAGAATGCCAGTGGTTTAAGTTTGTCATCAGCCAGCAAGTGAGAAAACATGCAGTTTACCGATTTAGGCCTTAACGAGGCAATACTAACATCTATTGCCGAACAAGGTTACGATTCACCCTCTCCTATTCAAGCCAAAGCCATTCCAGCTGTCCTATCCGGCAGCGATGTCATGGCCGCCGCGCAAACTGGAACGGGAAAGACCGCAGGTTTTACTCTACCTATGCTTGAGCGTTTATTGTCTGGTCCAAGTGCCAAAAGTAATCAAGTACGAGCGTTGGTATTGACCCCCACGCGTGAGCTTGCCGCCCAAGTAGCCGATAGTGTTGCGACTTATGGTAAACACCTTAACTTAAAGTCGACTGTTGTGTTTGGTGGTGTAAAAATAAACCCACAAATGATGGCATTGAGAAAAGGCGTAGATATATTAATCGCTACGCCTGGTCGATTACTTGATTTGTACCAACAAAACGCGGTTAAGTTTGAGCAACTTGAAATGTTAGTCTTAGACGAGGCAGACCGTATGCTCGATATGGGTTTTATTCACGATATAAAACGCATTCTTAAACTTCTGCCTAAAAAACGCCAAAACTTAATGTTTTCTGCGACCTTTTCAGATGACATCAAGCAGCTCGCACAGGGTCTAATGAATGATCCAGTCCACATATCTGTGACTCCGGCCAACACAACGACTAAACTTGTTGAACAAAGGCTATACAGCGTCGACCAAGGCCGTAAAGGTAAATTGTTAATCAAGTTGATTAAACAAAATGACTGGCAGCAGGTATTAGTATTCAGTCGCACTAAACACGGTGCAAACCGCATTGCCCGCAACCTAGACGCAAAAAACATCACAGCTGCCGCTATTCACGGCAACAAAAGCCAAGGGGCTCGAACTAAAGCCCTGGCTAACTTTAAAAATAAAGAAATACGAGTTTTGGTAGCGACGGATATCGCTGCTCGAGGTTTGGACATTGAACAACTGCCTCAAGTTGTTAACTACGATTTACCACAGGTTGCTGAAGACTATGTTCACCGAATTGGCCGCACAGGCCGCGCTGGTGCAGCCGGTCATGCTATTTCGTTGGTTAGTGGGGATGAATTTAAGAACCTTAACGATATTGAACAGTTAATTCAGCAACACATTCCGCGTTTAATCGATGAAGAATTTGAGCCACAAATGGTATTGGCAGAATCAAAACCGATAAAGCCACCTAAAAAGAAAAAGCCTAAAAAGAACAAAAAACCAAAGTCAGAAGAGACCGAAGAAACCTCAAGCTCAGATACCAAATCACGTGCAAGTACAACTGAGGGTAAAGACAAAACACGTCAAAGACGTCCAAACAGCAATGGCTCTGGGGCCAATCGCCGTCGAAAACCAGACGCAAATAAAAAAACAGACAGTAAACCAAAGCCTAAAAATCAAGGTAATAATAAGCCCCAAAATAAGACTGGGCAAAAGCCGAAGCAGAAGTCGAAATACTCAATAAACAAAGCTAAATAAACCAACTACTTGATCCAAATCACATCTGGATTGAACAAGAGTTGTTTAGACTAATTTTGCACAGTAAACTGGAATTATTATCCACATCATAGGTCCCGTTACTGTGCACGGCTCTTTTTTACTCGAAATCATCTATCTTCTTCTTGCTGCGGTTATTTTTGTTCCCATCGCACAAGCCATCAGACTAGGCGCGGTTCCGGGCTTTTTGTTAGCTGGTATTTTAATCGGCCCCGGGGTTTTAGGCCTAGTACATGATGTAGAGAACATCGCTCACATTTCCGAGTTTGGGGTGGTCCTGCTTTTGTTTGTCATCGGTATGGAGATGAAACCGGCATTTTTGTGGCGGATTCGTCATCTTGTATTTGGCTTGGGCTCTGCACAAATTTTACTTTGTACCGCAATTATCACTTCCTTTTGCTATTTTGTAATAAATCTAAGTTGGCCTACTTCAGTGGTCATTGGTACCGCTCTGTCCCTTTCTTCTACTGCATTTGTATTACAGATATTAACAGACAAAAAACAGTTAACCACAGACACAGGTAAGCCTTCGGTCGCAATTTTATTGATGCAAGATTTAGCGGTTGTTCCTTTGTTAGCCCTTATCCCTATGTTGGCGGCGACAAACTCTGTGACTTCAAGTGTCAGCTCGGCATTTTTACAGTCTATTGGGATATTAGTCGCGGTATTTTTAGGTGGGCGCTATTTATTGACTCCTCTTTTACATCGCGTCGCACTTAGCGCCAATGCCGAGGTCTTCACGGCTCTCGCTGTACTCATAGTATTAGGTACTGCTTACTTAACCGAGCTTGCAGGTTTATCTATGGCAATGGGCGCGTTTTTAGCTGGTTTATTGATTTCTGACTCATCCTATCGCCATCAAATAAAAGCAGAAATTCAGCCCTTTAGAGGATTATTACTAGGGGCGTTTTTTGTTGCTATGGGCATGTCACTTAATATCTCGGGATTAATTAACAACCCTGGGATAATTTTATTTGCGACACTCGGATTAATTGTCGTAAAAGTTGCTGTCATTACGCCTCTTGCAAGATTGTTTGGCTTACCATGGCACAAAGCATTGAGTGTGGGTTTATTATTGGGTCAAGGAGGTGAGTTTGCATTAGTACTGTTTACACTCGCGTTCAATCAAAGCATTTTGGCTCAGCCCATATTTGACAAGCTCATGTTAGTGGTGCTTGTTAGTATGTTGGTAACCCCTGTTTTGGCCTATTTTGCGGATGTTTTAAAAGCAAAACCTCAAGATGATACAGATCTCAATACAGTAGAGGCTGAACAAAGCGAAGGCAAAGTCGTTATAGCCGGTTTTGGTCGAGTTGGTC is a window from the Psychrosphaera ytuae genome containing:
- a CDS encoding EAL and HDOD domain-containing protein; translation: MNIQFLAKQPIFDADHEVVAYELLYRDSEKNMFPAGMTDEEASARLFYETALFHGINNVTEQRKAFVNLCDKSVLRKIPNLIPRDNLVIEIVERSVVDDQTVAAIGELHKMGYIFALDDYDFEGKWQRLSPYINYVKFDIPESLGEIPETVRVIKQRFPDVKLVAERVETLEQAEAAIKCGVDYLQGYYFAKPQVMQFKNIDPSKVVALELVNCLSKTLLDFNHVASVLGRDISLTARVIKLANVSLALRNINISSINKAVIYLGEDTMRKFISVVAVTKLADSKPSELVLLGLRRALFIQNLPTLIGQPPSPTGFLVGILSVLDAILDTTMEDVVAKLQLQEKLANSLLHYEGQYGCALQVVKHVERDEWDGVRAVVEKHFPDQDFNIDKVYLDASIEADSLFS
- a CDS encoding GIY-YIG nuclease family protein; translated protein: MDSTALWYVYILKCADNTLYTGITVDVKRRLVQHNSGKGAKYTRSRTPVEVMYTEVAECRSSATKREMAIKKMTKTQKQQLILNGALTVKQLDL
- a CDS encoding DEAD/DEAH box helicase; the encoded protein is MQFTDLGLNEAILTSIAEQGYDSPSPIQAKAIPAVLSGSDVMAAAQTGTGKTAGFTLPMLERLLSGPSAKSNQVRALVLTPTRELAAQVADSVATYGKHLNLKSTVVFGGVKINPQMMALRKGVDILIATPGRLLDLYQQNAVKFEQLEMLVLDEADRMLDMGFIHDIKRILKLLPKKRQNLMFSATFSDDIKQLAQGLMNDPVHISVTPANTTTKLVEQRLYSVDQGRKGKLLIKLIKQNDWQQVLVFSRTKHGANRIARNLDAKNITAAAIHGNKSQGARTKALANFKNKEIRVLVATDIAARGLDIEQLPQVVNYDLPQVAEDYVHRIGRTGRAGAAGHAISLVSGDEFKNLNDIEQLIQQHIPRLIDEEFEPQMVLAESKPIKPPKKKKPKKNKKPKSEETEETSSSDTKSRASTTEGKDKTRQRRPNSNGSGANRRRKPDANKKTDSKPKPKNQGNNKPQNKTGQKPKQKSKYSINKAK
- a CDS encoding monovalent cation:proton antiporter-2 (CPA2) family protein translates to MHGSFLLEIIYLLLAAVIFVPIAQAIRLGAVPGFLLAGILIGPGVLGLVHDVENIAHISEFGVVLLLFVIGMEMKPAFLWRIRHLVFGLGSAQILLCTAIITSFCYFVINLSWPTSVVIGTALSLSSTAFVLQILTDKKQLTTDTGKPSVAILLMQDLAVVPLLALIPMLAATNSVTSSVSSAFLQSIGILVAVFLGGRYLLTPLLHRVALSANAEVFTALAVLIVLGTAYLTELAGLSMAMGAFLAGLLISDSSYRHQIKAEIQPFRGLLLGAFFVAMGMSLNISGLINNPGIILFATLGLIVVKVAVITPLARLFGLPWHKALSVGLLLGQGGEFALVLFTLAFNQSILAQPIFDKLMLVVLVSMLVTPVLAYFADVLKAKPQDDTDLNTVEAEQSEGKVVIAGFGRVGRAVAQVLDSANISYMAFDKSANIVKAYQQEHPIFFGDVTQTSLLHAGGIQHASCVIITVNSPEDAKELVSTLHHAHPSLPLYVRGHNSDTCKALYQLGATRVISENIEVSLELSEQVLDDHGVDSLLQNQLLTAFRENYYKKIKDPTDTIMN